TCATCTTTCACATTGACGTCAATTCAGCGTATTTGAGCTGGACGGCGGTAGAACAACTGAAGAACGGGGCGAAGACAGACCTGCGCCTGATCCCCGCCATCATCGGCGGGGATCAGAAGACCCGCCACGGCGTGGTGCTGGCCAAGTCTGTCCCTGCGAAAAAATATGGCATTCACACTGGGGAACCGGTGGCGAATGCCATTCGTAAATGCCCGAATCTTACCATGGAGCCGCCGGACCATGAACTGTACCGGCAGTACAGCAGGCGGCTGATGGATTTCCTTCGCACCTATACGGATCAGATCGAGCAGGTCAGCGTGGATGAGTGCTACCTGGACTTTACCGGTATCGCGGACCGGTTTTCCTCCCCGGTGGCGGCGGCTTTTGAGATCAAGGATGAGGTGCTGCGCCGGTTCGGGTTTACAGTCAATGTGGGGATATCCACCAACAAGCTGCTGGCCAAGATGGCGTCGGATTTTGAGAAGCCCAACAAGGTACATACTCTGTTCCCGGAGGAGATCCGGGAGAAGATGTGGCCCCTGCCCATCCGGGAGCTGTATATGGCCGGGTCTTCCAGTGTCCGTACCCTGGAGAAGCTGGAGGTGCGCACCATCGGGGATCTGGCCCGCATGGATCCGGCCATCGTGGAGCTTCATCTTAAGAGCCATGGCCGCAAGCTGTGGGAATTTGCCAACGGGATCGACGATTCTCTGGTGGAAGCCGAGCCGGCGGAGGCTAAGGGGATCGGCAATTCGGTCACTCTCCCCCGGGACGCCCGGACGGAAGAAGAAGCCTGCCAGGTGCTTAAGAAGCTGGCGGCAAGCGTGGGAAGGCGGCTTCGGAAAGCCGGATACAAGGCGGGCATGGTCAGTGTGGAGATCCGATATCATGATTTCCGGAACTTTTCTCATCAGCGGCAGCTTGGGAAAGCCTCCAGCAAGGATGAGGAGATCTGGCGCACGTCCGTGGAACTGTTTCGGGAGCTGTGGACAGGGGAGCCGGTGCGCCTTCTTGGCATCCGCACCTCCAAGCTTGCGGAGGAAGGAGAGCCGGAGCAGATGACTCTTTTTGAGTTCCAGGCGGACCAGGAGAAGGAAGAGAAGCGGCAGGAAGACTTAAGGAAACGGGAACGGCTTGATGAGGCTCTTGGGAAGATCCGGAAGAAATATGGGGAAAATGTGATCCAGAAGGGAATCCTTCCAGAGAATGACCGGGAATCCCGGTGACAGAAAAATCCTTCCGATCCGCTCATAGACAGAAGAAAAGCTGCGAATGCTATGTGATAGACAGTTCGCGGCTTTTTTTGGCGGACAGAGGAGGTGAGCGCAGGATGAAGGATCGGGGGAGATCCCGGGAAATCCTGATGGATGTGGCCGTCGATGTGGCGGCAGGGGCGCTGATCGGGGCGGGGCTTTATAATTTCGCCCTTTACGGGGATTTCCCGGTGGCGGGATTTACAGGGATCGCGGTGATCCTTTTTCATCTGACCGGGCTTCCCATCGGGGCGGGGACGCTGCTTCTCAACGTGCCGGTGGCATTTTTGTGCTTCCGTTTCCTGGGGAAGGGATTTTTCCTGAAGTCGGTAAGGTCTATGCTGATCGTGTCTGCATTGACCGACTGGGTGGCGCCCCTGTTCCCGGTTTATTCCGGTGAGCGGATTCTGGCTGCCGTCTGTACCGGGGTTCTGTGCGGGATCGGGTACGCCCTGATCTTCCTGCGGGGATCTTCCACCGGGGGACAGGATTTTATCAGCCTTTCGCTACAGAAGTGGAAACCCCACATGGCCCTTGGCACTATCATGATGATCCTGGACGGAGCGGTCATACTCCTGGGCAGCCTCCTGGTTTTCCGGGATATGGACGGATTGATCTGCGGCGGGATCGTAACCTGGCTGCTGGCCGGGATCGTGAACCAGGTTCTGTATGGAAGCGGCCGGGGCAGACTTATGCTGGTGATCACGGAGAAGGGCGGCTCCATCGCGGAGATGGTGGGACAAAAGTTTCACCGGGGGACCACCATCCTGGAAGGAAAGGGCGGCTACTCGGGGCTGGATAAGGAAGTGGTGGTCTGCGCCTGCGGAAGGAAAGAGATCCACGGATTAAAGCAGATGGTCCGCCAGATGGATCCGGAGGCCTTCACCATTATCCTGGAATCCGGCGAAGTGATGGGGGAAGGCTTCCAAAAGTAAATTGCGCTTTGCTCTGTGTGCAATTAATGCTATAATAGGTTAGAATTCGAAAAAACAGGAGGCCAGGAACTATGAAGCTGACAAAGCTGTTGGAACGTCTGGAATATAAAGTAGTCCGGGGAAGCGATCAGATCGAGGTGACGGAACTGATCAACGATTCCCGGAAAGTGTCGGAGGGAAGTGTGTTCGTCTGCATCAGCGGGGCTGTCTCAGACGGACATTCCTATGTGGCCGAGGTGGCGGAAAAAGGCGCCGCCGCGGTAGTGGTTGAAAAAGACGTGGAAGCGCCGGAGGGACTGACGGTGATCCGGGTGGAGGATACCCGGTACGCGCTGGCGCTGATGTCCGCCTCTTATTTTGACTATCCGGCGGAAAAACTGAAGGTGATCGGGATCACAGGAACCAAGGGAAAGACGACCACCACTTACATGGTGAAGTCCATCCTGGAGGAAGTGGGACACAAGGTAGGGCTGATCGGCACCATCGAGGCCCTGATCGGAGACCGGGCGATCCCGGCCAGCAACACCACGCCGGAATCCTACACCATCCAGAATTATTTTGCCCAGATGGTGGAGGCTGGCTGCGACAGTGTGGTCATGGAAGTTTCCTCCCAGGGGCTTATGCTTCACCGGACGGCGGGGATCCCCTTTGAGATCGGCATTTTCACCAATCTGGGGGAAGACCATATCGGACCTAATGAGCACAAGGACTTTGAAGATTATAAACGGTGCAAGGGGCTGTTGTTCAAGCAGTGCCGGATCGGCATCGGCAACGTGGACGACCAGTGGTTTGCCGATGTGTTCCGGGGAGCCACCTGCCGGGTGGAGACCTTCGGGTTCTCCGAGAAGGCCGATCTTCGGGCGGTGGATGTAGAACATATCTCCAGACCGGGATACCTGGGAGTTAAGTACCATGTGACCGGACTGATGGACTTCGATGTGGAGATCGATATCCCGGGAGAATTCAGTGTGTACAACTCCCTGACCGCCATCGCGGTATGCCGGCATTTTGACGTGCCGGTGGAGAAGATCCAGAAGGCGCTGAAGGTAGCCAAGGTCAAGGGCCGGATCGAGATGGTGAAGGTATCCGATGAGTTTACCCTGATGATCGATTATGCCCACAATGCCATGAGTCTGGAGAGTCTGCTGCGGACCCTCAGGGATTATGAGCCGGGCCGGATCGTGACGGTGTTCGGCTGCGGCGGCAACCGCTCCAGGACCCGCCGGTATGAGATGGGAGAGGTGTCCGGAAAACTTTCCGACTTCACCATCATTACCTCTGACAATCCCAGATTCGAGGAGCCCCAGGCCATTATCGACGACATTATCACCGGGATCAAAAAGACAGATGGGAAATACATTGACATCTGCGACCGGAAGGAGGCCATCCGGTACGCCATCCGGCATGGTCAGCCGGGAGATGTGATCATCCTGGCCGGGAAGGGCCATGAGACTTATCAGGAGATCCGGGGCGTCAAGTACGACATGGACGACCGGGTGCTGATCCGGGAAGTGCTGGAAGAGATGAAGGAGGAACATGTACGCTGATATTATCATAGATATTACCCACGAGAGGCTGGATAAGGTCTTCCAGTACCGGGTGCCGGAAGAAATGGCGGGAACCCTTGCCGTGGGGATGGAAGTGATCGTCCCCTTTGGCAGGAATGACCGCGAGATCTCCGGATATATCGTGGGTTTCTCCGAGGATGCCGGATATGATCCCAAGAAGATCAAACCGGTCCTTGGGAAGGCGGAAGGGAAGAAGGCCATTGAGTCCAGACTGGTGGCGCTGGCGGCCTGGATGAAGGAAAATTACGGTGGAACCATGATCCAGGCGTTAAAGACGGTGCTGCCGGTGAAGAAGCAGGAGAAGACCCGGGCCAGGCGCACGGTGAAGCTTCTGCTCACCCGGGAGGCCGCCCGGGAGAAGCTGGAATTCTATCTCCATAAGAATCAGCGGGCCAGGGCCCGGCTTCTGGCGGGGCTTCTGGACCAGCCGGAGCAGCCCTATGAACTGGTCACCGGGAAGCTGCATGTGACCGCGGAGGTGATCCGGGCCCTGCAGGATCAGGGAGTTCTTGCGGTGGAGAGCCAGGAGGAGTTCCGTAATCCTGTGAAACCTGGAGAGAGAGAAGCAAGAGAGATCACCTATACCAGGGAGCAGCAGCAGGCCATCGATACCTTCCGGCAGGACTACGAAGCCGGGATCCGCAAGACCTATCTGGTCTACGGGATCACCGGAAGCGGGAAGACGGAAGTCTACATGGAGATGATCGAGACCGTGGTGCGGGCCGGAAGACAGGCCATTTTCCTGATCCCGGAGATCGCCCTTACTTATCAGACGGTGCTCCGCTTCTACCAGAGATTTGGAGACCGGGTGTCTATTCTGAACTCCCGGCTTTCCGCGGGGGAGCGGTCAGACCAGATGGAGCGGGTGAAACGGGGAGAGGTGGACGTGATGATCGGACCCCGGTCCGCCCTTTTCACTCCATTTTCCAATCTGGGGCTGATCGTGATCGATGAGGAGCACGAACGGACCTATAAAAGCGAGCAGGTTCCCCGGTATCACGCCAGGGAGACGGCAAAAGAGCGGGCCCGGATGGAAGGGGCCAGCCTGGTGCTGGGCTCCGCTACTCCGTCCCTGGAGGCGTTCTACCGGTGCGAGCAGGGAGAATACCAGCTGCTGCGGCTTCCCGGCCGGGCGGCGGGGCAGAGCCTTCCCAGAGTATATGTGGCGGATATGCGGGAAGAATTGAAGAAAGGAAACCGGTCCATCTTAAGCGACGGGCTGAAGGAGCGGATGGCGGACCGGCTTGAGAAGGGGCAGCAGACCATGCTGTTCCTGAACCGGCGGGGCTATTCCGGGTTTGTTTCCTGCAGGGCCTGTGGGCATGTGGTGAAATGTCCCCACTGTGATGTATCTCTGTCCCTGCACAAAGGACGTCGTCTGGTGTGCCATTACTGCGGGCATGAGGAGCCGGCGCCGGATCGCTGTCCCTCCTGCGGATCTTCCTATATCGGGGGATTCAGGGCCGGGACCCAGCAGATCGAGGAACTGGTGAAAAAAGAATTTCCCCAGGCCCGGGTACTGCGTATGGATCTGGATACTACCCGGGCAAAGGATGGATATGAGAAGATCCTGTCAGCCTTTGCCAACCGGGAGGCAGATATCCTGATCGGGACCCAGATGATCGTGAAGGGCCATGATTTCCCGGGAGTTACCCTGGTGGGAGTGCTGGCGGCAGACCTGTCTCTTTACACCGACGATTATCAGGCGGGAGAGCGGACCTTCCAGCTTCTGACCCAGGCGGCGGGAAGAGCCGGCCGGGGGGAAGTGCCCGGAGAAGTGGTGATCCAGACTTACAGCCCGGATCACTACAGTATCGAGATGGCGGCCCGGCAGGATTACGAGGGCTTCTATGAGCAGGAGATGCAGTACCGGAGCCTGATGGGGTATCCGCCCTGCAGCCAGCTTCTGGCAGTCCTGATGACAGGGGAGGAGGAAGAACACCTTCATCTGGCGGCAGAGTATCTGAAGGAATTCGCCCTTCGCCTGGACAAGGAAGGGAAGCTTCAGGTGATCGGCCCTGCAAGCCCCTATGTGGGCAAGGTCAACGACCGGTACCGCAGGACCTTATATATCAAGAGCGAGGATTACGGGGTGCTGACCCGCGCCAAGGATCTTCTGGAACAGTATATCGAGATCAACCGGGGATTTCAGACGGTGCAGATCCAGTTTGATTTCAACCCGATGCATACATTTTAGGAAACAGACCAAAGGAGAGAAGAAAAATGGGAATTCGAAAAATACGTGAGATCGGTGACGAGGTGCTGACCAAGCAGTGCAAGGAAGTGACCAAGATGAGCCTTCGCACGAAGATCCTTATCGGAGACATGCTGGACACCATGTACGAGGCCATGGGCGTAGGCCTTGCGGCGCCTCAGGTGGGAGTCTTAAAAAGGATCGTGGTCATCGATGTAGGGGAAGGCCCCATCATCCTGATCAACCCGGAAATCCTGGAGACCTCCGGGGAGCAGACCGGAGAGGAAGGGTGCTTGAGCGTACCCGGTAAATCCGGCGTGGTGACCCGCCCGGACTATGTGAAGGTAAGAGCCCTCAATGAAGATATGGAAGAGATCGAGCTGGAGGGAGAAGGGCTGCTGGCGCGGGCTTTCTGCCATGAGATCGATCACCTGGACGGCCACATGTATGTGGAATTGGTGGAAGGCGAACTCCACGACGTGGGCGCGGAGCCGGAAGAAGAGGAGGACGAGGTATAGATGAGAGTCATATTCATGGGGACTCCGGATTTCTCTGTAGGGACGCTGGAGGCCCTGATCCAGGCAGGCCATCAGGTGGTGCTGGCAGTGACCCAGCCGGACAAGCCCAAGGGCCGGGGCGGGAAGATGCAGTTCCCGCCGGTAAAAGAGACTGCCCTGGAGCACGGGATCCCGGTATTCCAGCCCCGGAAGGTGCGGGAGCCGGAGAATATCGAAGAACTTAGGAAATATCAGGCAGACGTGATCGTGGTGGTGGCTTTCGGGCAGATCCTGCCCAGGGAGATCCTGGAGCTGACTCCTTACGGCTGCATCAACGTCCATGCCTCCCTGCTTCCATCCTATAGAGGAGCGGCCCCCATCCAGTGGGCGGTGATCAACGGGGAAGAAGTGTCTGGCGTGACTACCATGCAGATGGACGAAGGGCTGGATACGGGAGACATGCTGCTGAAGACAGAAGTGCCTCTGGAGCCTAAGGAGACCGGCGGAAGCCTTCATGACAAACTGGCGGCGGCCGGGGCAAGCCTTTGCGTCAGGACTCTGAAAGCCCTGGAGGAAGGCGCGGTGACGCCAAAGAAACAGGGGGAGAGCCCCACGGCCTACGCTTCCATGCTGAAGAAAGAGATGGGAGAGATCTGCTGGAAGGATCCGGCCATCTCCATCGAGCGGCTGATCCGGGGGTTAAATCCCTGGCCCAGCGCCTATACCGGCTGGCAGGATAAGACTATGAAGATCTGGGAGGCTGAGGTTTTGGAAGAAGACGGCGGCCAGGAGCCGGGGACCGTGGTCCGGGTGGACAAAGACGGATTCCTGGTGCAGACCGGCAAGGGCCTTCTGAAGGTGACGGCTCTGCAGATCCCAGGCAAGAAGCGGATGGAGGCAGACGCATTCCTGCGTGGGTACGCCATGGAGCCGGGAGAGAAACTGGGGATAAAAAATTCTTAAAAATGTATGAAAACAACCTTTTTTCTCTTGTTTTCCTATATAATACTAGGAAGAGTTCCTGATAAGGAGCTCTCGAAGGAGGAATTCATATGTATTTTCCAATGTATTTTGACCCTACCTATGTGCTGGTGATCCTTGGTGTTATCATCTGCCTGGCGGCATCTGCCAAGATGAGGTCTACGTTCAATAAATATTCCCGGGTACGCAGCCGGACTGGCATGACCGGACGGGAGGCGGCGGAGTATGTGCTCAGAAGCGCCGGGATCTACGACGTCCGGGTGGAGCATGTGGGCGGCAATCTGACCGATCACTATGATCCCAGGACCAAGACGCTGCGCCTCTCAGACGCTACCTATAATTCCCAGTCTGTGGCTGCCATCGGGGTGGCTGCTCACGAGTGCGGACATGCGGTCCAGCATGCTACCAGATACGCGCCCTTAAGATTCCGGGGAGCGCTGGTTCCTGTGGCCAACCTGGGAAGCACCATTGCCTGGCCGCTGATCATCATCGGACTTTTGTTCACCGGCCAGTCTTCCATGCTGTTTCTGAATCTGGGGATCCTGGCTTTCTCGCTGGCGGTACTGTTCCAGATCGTAACCCTGCCGGTGGAGTTCGACGCCTCCAACCGGGCGGTGCGGGTGCTGGGAAGCACAGGCCTTCTCTATGAGGATGAACTTCGGGATACCCGCAAGGTGCTGACTGCGGCGGCCCTCACTTACGTGGCGGGAGCGGCGGCCTCCATCCTGCAGCTTCTCAGGATCATCCTTCTGGCCAACAGCAGGAGAGACTAGCCAAAGGCAGATAAAGAAGGGGAGTTACTATGGGACAAGGGGAAAACAGCCGGGAACTGATCCTGGATACCCTGCTTCTGATCGACAGGGACGGGGAATACAGTCACATCGCGCTGAAGCAAGTTCTGGACAAATATCAGTATCTGGATAAAAAAGAGCGTGCCTTTATCACGAGAGTGGTAAACGGCACGCTGGAACGCATGATCGAACTGGATCATATCATCCATTCATTTTCCAAAGTCAAAGTCAACAAAATGAAACCGGTCATCCGCATGATCTTAAGGAGCGGCGTCTATCAGATCAAGTATATGGACGCGGTTCCCGACAGCGCTGTGTGCAACGAGTCGGTGAAACTGGCGGGAAAGCGGGGATTCACAGGTCTTAAAGGGTTTGTGAACGGGGTCCTGCGCAATGTGAGCCGGAACCTGGCCAAGGTAGAGTACCCCTCCAGGGAGAAGGACCCGGAAGGGTATCTTTCCATCCGGTATTCTCTGCCGGCCTGGCTTGCGGCTCAGTGGATCTTGGAGTACGGCCTTGAGAAGGCGGAAGAGATCGGGAAAGGATTCTTTGCGGAGCGCCAGCTGTGCGTCCGCTGCAATACCAGCCGCATCTCCCGGGAGGAACTGGCGGAGCGTCTGAGTCGGGAAGGAGTGGAGGCTGCGCCGGATGAGGAGGTGCCCTGTGCCCTGTGGCTTCAGGGGTACGACCATGTGGCGGGCCTTCCGGAGTTCCGGGAGGGACTCTTCTATGTCCAGGATCTAAGCTCCATGCGGGCGGTGCTGTGGGCGGATACAAAGGAAGGAGACCAGGTCCTGGATGTGTGCGCCGCGCCGGGGGGCAAGGCCATCCATGTGGCGGAGATGCTCCGGGGAACCGGGATGGTGGAGGCCAGGGACCTGACCGATTATAAGGTGGGGCTTCTGGAAGAGAATATAAGGCGCGCCGGCCTTGCCAATATCCGGGCGGTGAAGTGGGACGCCACCCTGCCAGATCCGGAGAAGGAAGAGAAGATGGACATCGTGCTGGCGGACCTGCCCTGCTCCGGCCTGGGCGTGCTGGGGAAGAAGCCGGATCTGCGCTATAAGATGACGCCGGAGAAGGAAGAAGAGCTGGTAAGGCTGCAGCAGAAGATCCTCTCGGTGGTGCAGGCTTATGTGAAGCCGGGAGGCACGCTTGTGTACAGTACCTGTACCATACACAGGGCAGAGAACGAAGAGAACACCCGGTGGTTTCTGGAGAACCATCCCAAGTTCCGTCTGAGGAAGGAGCGGCAACTGCTTCCCGGAGCGGACAGAGGAGACGGGTTCTACATTGCGGTAATGGAGAAGGAGCGCCATGGATAAGAAAGACATTGCCTCATACAATCTGGAAGAACTGACACAGGAAATGAAGACTCTGGGAGAGAAGCCCTTCCGGGCCGGACAGATCTACGCCTGGCTCCATCAGAAGCTGGCAGGGGATTTCCAGGAAATGACGGATCTCTCCAAAGCCTTAAGGGAACGGCTGGAGACAGGTTATGAGATCCGGAAGATGGAGCCGGTGGCCCATCTTATTTCAAAGAAGGACCCCACGGAGAAATTTCTCTTCGAGCTTGCGGACGGCAACCAGATCGAGAGTGTACTGATGAAGTATAACTACGGGAATTCCGTCTGTATCTCATCTCAGGCAGGCTGCCGGATGGGGTGCCGGTTCTGCGCTTCTACCATTGGCGGACTGAACCGTTCTCTCACGACCTCGGAGATGCTGCGTCAGATCTACCAGATCCAGAAGATCACAGGAGAGCGGGTCTCCAACATCGTGGTGATGGGGACGGGAGAGCCGCTGGATAACTACGACAATTTCCTTAAGTTCATCCATATGGTAAGCGATGGCAACGGGCTTAACATCAGTCAGCGCAACATCACAGCCTCCACCTGCGGGCTTGTGCCCCAGATCCACCGGCTGGCCGGAGAGGGACTGCAGATCACCCTGGCCCTTTCCCTCCACGGTTCTACCCAGGAGAAGCGTGAGAAACTCATGCCCATCGCCCGGAAATATAAGCTTCCGGAAGTGCTGGCGGCCTGCGACGACTATTTTGACAAAACGGGGCGGCGGATCACCTTTGAGTACAGTCTGGTGAAGGGAGTCAACGATACGGATGAGGACATTGCCCATCTGACCGGGATCCTGAAGCCCAGGAACTGCCATCTCAATCTGATCCCGGTGAACCCAATCAGGGAGCGGGATTTCCAGCGCCCGGACCGGGAAAATGCCCTGGAATTCAAAAATAAACTTGAAAAAAACGGAATTAATGTTACTATAAGAAGGGAAAGAGGCTCCGACATTGACGGGGCCTGCGGTCAGTTGAGGAGACGGTATCAGACCGTACAAAAGGAGAACTAGATGAAACTATACGCGAAAACCGATGTGGGAAGGAAGCGGGAGATTAACCAGGATTATGTATATGTATCGGATAAGCCGGTAGGGCCGTTTCCGAATCTTCTTGTGGTCGCCGACGGAATGGGCGGACACAAGGCGGGAGACTTTGCTTCCAAATATACGGTGAAGATACTGCGGGAAGAGCTGGAGAGCACCTCACTGGACAAACCGGAAGAGATCTTAAGAAATGTGGTGGCCAAGGCGAATCATGAACTGATCCGTGCGGCCCACACGGATGTGAAGCTGGAAGGGATGGGAACTACCCTGGTGGCAGGGACGGTCATCGGCAATACCCTTTATTTTGCCAATGTAGGAGACAGCCGTCTCTATCTCATCAATGACAAGATCCGCCAGCTGTCCAAGGACCATTCGCTTGTAGAGGAGATGGTGCGGCTTGGCGGCATCAAGGCGGAAGAGGCCAAGAATCATCCGGATAAGAATATTATCACAAGAGCCATCGGTGTAAAGGAAGATGTGGAGGCCGATATCTACGAGTACCGGCTGAAAAAGGGAGACATCATCCTGATGTGCACAGACGGGCTCAGCAACATGGTAGAAGATGAAGATATGTTTGATATTGTTAAAGGAGCCAGGGATATCGTAGAGGCGGTGCTGATGCTGATCGAGAAG
This window of the Massilistercora timonensis genome carries:
- a CDS encoding DNA polymerase IV, whose product is MRIIFHIDVNSAYLSWTAVEQLKNGAKTDLRLIPAIIGGDQKTRHGVVLAKSVPAKKYGIHTGEPVANAIRKCPNLTMEPPDHELYRQYSRRLMDFLRTYTDQIEQVSVDECYLDFTGIADRFSSPVAAAFEIKDEVLRRFGFTVNVGISTNKLLAKMASDFEKPNKVHTLFPEEIREKMWPLPIRELYMAGSSSVRTLEKLEVRTIGDLARMDPAIVELHLKSHGRKLWEFANGIDDSLVEAEPAEAKGIGNSVTLPRDARTEEEACQVLKKLAASVGRRLRKAGYKAGMVSVEIRYHDFRNFSHQRQLGKASSKDEEIWRTSVELFRELWTGEPVRLLGIRTSKLAEEGEPEQMTLFEFQADQEKEEKRQEDLRKRERLDEALGKIRKKYGENVIQKGILPENDRESR
- a CDS encoding YitT family protein; this encodes MKDRGRSREILMDVAVDVAAGALIGAGLYNFALYGDFPVAGFTGIAVILFHLTGLPIGAGTLLLNVPVAFLCFRFLGKGFFLKSVRSMLIVSALTDWVAPLFPVYSGERILAAVCTGVLCGIGYALIFLRGSSTGGQDFISLSLQKWKPHMALGTIMMILDGAVILLGSLLVFRDMDGLICGGIVTWLLAGIVNQVLYGSGRGRLMLVITEKGGSIAEMVGQKFHRGTTILEGKGGYSGLDKEVVVCACGRKEIHGLKQMVRQMDPEAFTIILESGEVMGEGFQK
- a CDS encoding UDP-N-acetylmuramoyl-L-alanyl-D-glutamate--2,6-diaminopimelate ligase, with translation MKLTKLLERLEYKVVRGSDQIEVTELINDSRKVSEGSVFVCISGAVSDGHSYVAEVAEKGAAAVVVEKDVEAPEGLTVIRVEDTRYALALMSASYFDYPAEKLKVIGITGTKGKTTTTYMVKSILEEVGHKVGLIGTIEALIGDRAIPASNTTPESYTIQNYFAQMVEAGCDSVVMEVSSQGLMLHRTAGIPFEIGIFTNLGEDHIGPNEHKDFEDYKRCKGLLFKQCRIGIGNVDDQWFADVFRGATCRVETFGFSEKADLRAVDVEHISRPGYLGVKYHVTGLMDFDVEIDIPGEFSVYNSLTAIAVCRHFDVPVEKIQKALKVAKVKGRIEMVKVSDEFTLMIDYAHNAMSLESLLRTLRDYEPGRIVTVFGCGGNRSRTRRYEMGEVSGKLSDFTIITSDNPRFEEPQAIIDDIITGIKKTDGKYIDICDRKEAIRYAIRHGQPGDVIILAGKGHETYQEIRGVKYDMDDRVLIREVLEEMKEEHVR
- the priA gene encoding primosomal protein N'; amino-acid sequence: MYADIIIDITHERLDKVFQYRVPEEMAGTLAVGMEVIVPFGRNDREISGYIVGFSEDAGYDPKKIKPVLGKAEGKKAIESRLVALAAWMKENYGGTMIQALKTVLPVKKQEKTRARRTVKLLLTREAAREKLEFYLHKNQRARARLLAGLLDQPEQPYELVTGKLHVTAEVIRALQDQGVLAVESQEEFRNPVKPGEREAREITYTREQQQAIDTFRQDYEAGIRKTYLVYGITGSGKTEVYMEMIETVVRAGRQAIFLIPEIALTYQTVLRFYQRFGDRVSILNSRLSAGERSDQMERVKRGEVDVMIGPRSALFTPFSNLGLIVIDEEHERTYKSEQVPRYHARETAKERARMEGASLVLGSATPSLEAFYRCEQGEYQLLRLPGRAAGQSLPRVYVADMREELKKGNRSILSDGLKERMADRLEKGQQTMLFLNRRGYSGFVSCRACGHVVKCPHCDVSLSLHKGRRLVCHYCGHEEPAPDRCPSCGSSYIGGFRAGTQQIEELVKKEFPQARVLRMDLDTTRAKDGYEKILSAFANREADILIGTQMIVKGHDFPGVTLVGVLAADLSLYTDDYQAGERTFQLLTQAAGRAGRGEVPGEVVIQTYSPDHYSIEMAARQDYEGFYEQEMQYRSLMGYPPCSQLLAVLMTGEEEEHLHLAAEYLKEFALRLDKEGKLQVIGPASPYVGKVNDRYRRTLYIKSEDYGVLTRAKDLLEQYIEINRGFQTVQIQFDFNPMHTF
- the def gene encoding peptide deformylase, encoding MGIRKIREIGDEVLTKQCKEVTKMSLRTKILIGDMLDTMYEAMGVGLAAPQVGVLKRIVVIDVGEGPIILINPEILETSGEQTGEEGCLSVPGKSGVVTRPDYVKVRALNEDMEEIELEGEGLLARAFCHEIDHLDGHMYVELVEGELHDVGAEPEEEEDEV
- the fmt gene encoding methionyl-tRNA formyltransferase yields the protein MRVIFMGTPDFSVGTLEALIQAGHQVVLAVTQPDKPKGRGGKMQFPPVKETALEHGIPVFQPRKVREPENIEELRKYQADVIVVVAFGQILPREILELTPYGCINVHASLLPSYRGAAPIQWAVINGEEVSGVTTMQMDEGLDTGDMLLKTEVPLEPKETGGSLHDKLAAAGASLCVRTLKALEEGAVTPKKQGESPTAYASMLKKEMGEICWKDPAISIERLIRGLNPWPSAYTGWQDKTMKIWEAEVLEEDGGQEPGTVVRVDKDGFLVQTGKGLLKVTALQIPGKKRMEADAFLRGYAMEPGEKLGIKNS
- a CDS encoding zinc metallopeptidase; this translates as MYFPMYFDPTYVLVILGVIICLAASAKMRSTFNKYSRVRSRTGMTGREAAEYVLRSAGIYDVRVEHVGGNLTDHYDPRTKTLRLSDATYNSQSVAAIGVAAHECGHAVQHATRYAPLRFRGALVPVANLGSTIAWPLIIIGLLFTGQSSMLFLNLGILAFSLAVLFQIVTLPVEFDASNRAVRVLGSTGLLYEDELRDTRKVLTAAALTYVAGAAASILQLLRIILLANSRRD
- the rsmB gene encoding 16S rRNA (cytosine(967)-C(5))-methyltransferase RsmB, which encodes MGQGENSRELILDTLLLIDRDGEYSHIALKQVLDKYQYLDKKERAFITRVVNGTLERMIELDHIIHSFSKVKVNKMKPVIRMILRSGVYQIKYMDAVPDSAVCNESVKLAGKRGFTGLKGFVNGVLRNVSRNLAKVEYPSREKDPEGYLSIRYSLPAWLAAQWILEYGLEKAEEIGKGFFAERQLCVRCNTSRISREELAERLSREGVEAAPDEEVPCALWLQGYDHVAGLPEFREGLFYVQDLSSMRAVLWADTKEGDQVLDVCAAPGGKAIHVAEMLRGTGMVEARDLTDYKVGLLEENIRRAGLANIRAVKWDATLPDPEKEEKMDIVLADLPCSGLGVLGKKPDLRYKMTPEKEEELVRLQQKILSVVQAYVKPGGTLVYSTCTIHRAENEENTRWFLENHPKFRLRKERQLLPGADRGDGFYIAVMEKERHG
- the rlmN gene encoding 23S rRNA (adenine(2503)-C(2))-methyltransferase RlmN, whose amino-acid sequence is MDKKDIASYNLEELTQEMKTLGEKPFRAGQIYAWLHQKLAGDFQEMTDLSKALRERLETGYEIRKMEPVAHLISKKDPTEKFLFELADGNQIESVLMKYNYGNSVCISSQAGCRMGCRFCASTIGGLNRSLTTSEMLRQIYQIQKITGERVSNIVVMGTGEPLDNYDNFLKFIHMVSDGNGLNISQRNITASTCGLVPQIHRLAGEGLQITLALSLHGSTQEKREKLMPIARKYKLPEVLAACDDYFDKTGRRITFEYSLVKGVNDTDEDIAHLTGILKPRNCHLNLIPVNPIRERDFQRPDRENALEFKNKLEKNGINVTIRRERGSDIDGACGQLRRRYQTVQKEN
- a CDS encoding Stp1/IreP family PP2C-type Ser/Thr phosphatase gives rise to the protein MKLYAKTDVGRKREINQDYVYVSDKPVGPFPNLLVVADGMGGHKAGDFASKYTVKILREELESTSLDKPEEILRNVVAKANHELIRAAHTDVKLEGMGTTLVAGTVIGNTLYFANVGDSRLYLINDKIRQLSKDHSLVEEMVRLGGIKAEEAKNHPDKNIITRAIGVKEDVEADIYEYRLKKGDIILMCTDGLSNMVEDEDMFDIVKGARDIVEAVLMLIEKANSNGGKDNIGVVMAEPLADEVSSTW